The following DNA comes from Elusimicrobiota bacterium.
CATGAATGTCAATAGCAAAATTTTAATTCGAATGCCGATGGAAAACGTACAATAATTATCTATGCCGCGGGAGCCGATGTTTGATGCCCATTTTGAGAAGTTCCTTGACTTAATTGATCAGGAACGGAAAGCCGAACAGGCTGAAAACGAGCGCAAGCTGGATTTGCTGCCGGTTCAGGCGCGTGAGGCGCTGGGCAAGGCCATCACCCGCCTGGTGGTGGTCCGCGAAGACTTCGGCGTCGGAGGGCATCCCTTATGGGTCCTCTCCCGCCCTTCCGCCGGAGAAGAATACTCCCCGTTCCAGGCGCTGAACCAAGGCGACCTGGTCAATCTCACCTTTGCAGAGAATCCCGAAAACCGGATCAAAGGCACGCTCTACGATGTGGATCAATTCGAAGTCACCGTGGCGCTGAACGGCCCGATGCTGGATGAAGCGCCCAAGGGAAAATGTCAGCTCGATATCCTGGGAAGTGAAGCGACGTACAAGCGGATGAAGAAGGCGCTGAACACGGTGATGAGCGCCGACAAACCGTCTGTGGAACATCTCCGTGATGTTTTAATGGGAAAAGAGAAACCTTCCTATCAGGGATACGAAAGTATTTTCCCGTCATCCCCGAGTGTCTCTGTCGGGGATCCATCATGCCGTCTGACAGCCTGTCTGGATTCCCCGCCAGTGACCGCGGGGAATGACGCAAGAGAAACGACCACAAGAGACGATGGAGGTGCTCCTCGCAATGACATCTCTTTCTTTAACCTCCGCCTGAATCCTTACCAGCGGGAAGCCGTTGAAAAAGCGCTGGCCGCGCAGGATGTCGCGGTGGTGCATGGCCCCCCCGGCACGGGAAAGACGACCGTCCTCGTGGAGATCGTCCAGCAGGCGGTGGCCCGCGGCGCGCGTGTGCTGGCTTCGGCCCCGAGCAATATCGCGGTGGATAACCTGCTGGAGAAGCTGCTGGACACCGGCTTACGGGTGGTCCGGATGGGACATCCGGCGCGCATTCTGGATTCTCTGCGGCATGCCACGCTCTCGGCTCTGGTGACCGAACATGATGATCAGCGCCACATTCAGGAATTGGACCAGCAGCGCGAGCGCCTGATCCGCCAGCTCCACCGCGGCCGCGGCATGGAATGGGCGGAGCGAAAGCAGATCCAGCGCGAGATCCAGGCGCTCTGGCAGGAGGCGCGAGACATCGAGTTCGGCATCGGCAAACAGATCCTGGCGCAGGCGGATGTCGTCCTGGCCACGCACGGCGGCATCGCCAAGCCGATCCTCAAAAAACCGTTCGATCTCCTGATCATGGATGAAGCGTCCCAGGCCACCGAACCCCTCTCGTGGATTCCCATTCTCCAGGCGAAGAAAGTCATCATCGCCGGCGATCCGCTGCAGCTGCCTCCGACGATCTATTCCGAAGAGACCAAAAAACAGGGCCTGGGCGTGACCCTTATGGAGCGCCTCCAGAAAATCCTTCCGCCGGAGGGGCAGACGCTCTTGCGCATCCAGTACCGGATGCATGAAACCATCATGGGTTTTTCCTCCCGGCAGTTCTATGACGGGAAGCT
Coding sequences within:
- a CDS encoding AAA domain-containing protein, with the protein product MPREPMFDAHFEKFLDLIDQERKAEQAENERKLDLLPVQAREALGKAITRLVVVREDFGVGGHPLWVLSRPSAGEEYSPFQALNQGDLVNLTFAENPENRIKGTLYDVDQFEVTVALNGPMLDEAPKGKCQLDILGSEATYKRMKKALNTVMSADKPSVEHLRDVLMGKEKPSYQGYESIFPSSPSVSVGDPSCRLTACLDSPPVTAGNDARETTTRDDGGAPRNDISFFNLRLNPYQREAVEKALAAQDVAVVHGPPGTGKTTVLVEIVQQAVARGARVLASAPSNIAVDNLLEKLLDTGLRVVRMGHPARILDSLRHATLSALVTEHDDQRHIQELDQQRERLIRQLHRGRGMEWAERKQIQREIQALWQEARDIEFGIGKQILAQADVVLATHGGIAKPILKKPFDLLIMDEASQATEPLSWIPILQAKKVIIAGDPLQLPPTIYSEETKKQGLGVTLMERLQKILPPEGQTLLRIQYRMHETIMGFSSRQFYDGKLEADDSVRRHTASEMPDVTTNALTQNPLMFVDTAGAGYEESWNELLESRENEGEAKLALYLYQQLRESGIVARAMALLTPYVAQARLLRNLVGPDRSIEIGSIDGFQGREKEVVILSLVRSNHRGEVGFLGDTRRMNVGMTRARRLLIVLGDSTTLARHPFYNQFIEYADAHEAHHSAWEWINEARF